The Candidatus Desulfofervidus auxilii genomic sequence CATAAAGGAATTAGATTTAACTGTGTTTTTAAAAACTATTTTAAAAGACGCCTTTCTCAGGGTCTGCCCTTTAAAAAGGCCATCTTTGCTGTAGTTCATAAACTTGTTAGAGTTATCTATGCTTTGCTTACTAAAAGGATGCTCTTTAATCCAACTCATTGCTTATAGTTGACTCCTTAAAAACATTTAAATCCCCTCATCCATCTTTTCCCTATTTTTCTTCAGCCACTCTATTAATTTATCTAGCACCTGTTTTATTTCATCCAAATGATAATAACAGATTTCATATAATTCTTCTGGTGTAATTTCATGGTAAAAGTGAACCATACGATTACGATAGCCAGCCATTTTTTTTAATAAAATTGCTTCTTTTTCTGGAAGGATATCTTTTTCTAAAAGCCCCTTTGCTACATCCTTATATTCTGTAGCAGGATAGCCAAAACCTTTGGCTAAAATGTGTCTGCCAAGGTCAAGCAATGCTTCCAATGCCCTTCTTAAGTAAGATTCAGCAGATGCCACATTTCTTTTGTCTTTTAAAAATTCATTTTGATCTTGGAGAGGCAATTCCTTTATAGACTCTATCATCTTTAAAACCCAAGAGATTCTTTGTGTAACCACTTCTTTATTAATCTTTGTAGGTGTCATTTAAAACCCTAAAATCATCTTTTGTTTCATGCGTTCATAATGAATGAGCTCTGCTGCCTGACGCATGATGTATAGTTGATATTCTGCTTCATAAGTTAAATCTTTGGCATAAAGCAATTCGCCTTTTACTATCTCAAGGGCTAAAAAGATAGGTGCTTCAGGAATGATTACTAAATCAACCCTTTTAACATCAAAAATTTCTTCAAGAGCTAAGGCAATTTCAACCTTTTCTTCTACATTAAGTCTTCTTCTTGGCTTTATGCCTATATCAAGGTCAGAAACACCTTTTGAAAGTCTTTCAATCTTTCCTTCAACTAAATTAAGTGCTTCCTTTGCCCTACTGCCAAAGGCATAAATGATTTGAATGTCATATTTTTCTGCCAGTTGTTTAAGTTCATTTTTAATTTTATTCATACTCCAACTCTACTAAATATGCTTCTATTTTTTTATTAACCTCACTAAGTTCCTTTTCAATCCACATAAGCTCCTTCCATTCTTTAGCAATGTCAATCTCCTCTATCTCCTCTTCTGGGAATATATATAAAGTAACATTTAAGTTATAGTCATTTTCTTTTATTTCATCTAAACTTACTACCTTGCAAAAGCCCTTTATATCCTTAAATTCCTTATAAGCATTTGCTATTTTTTTTATATGCTCATCCCCCAAACGATTTAGTTTTCTTACTTCTGGATGTTGTTCATATTCTTTGCTGGCATTTATAAATAAAATTTTATTTTTATTTTGTTTATTTTTATTAAGAATAATGATTGCCCCTGGTGCACCAGTATTATAAAAAAGTTTTTCTGGCAAAAGAATAACAGCTTCTATCAGGTCAGCATTTAAAATCTGTGTTCTTATAACCTTTTCCTTCCCTCCTCTAAAAAGGCAACCATTATCTATGACTACACCTACTCTGCCTGTATCATCCTTTGCTGATGAAAGCATGTGCTGTATCCAAGCCCAGTCTGCAGATTGTCTTGGTGTAAATCCAAATTTATACCTTTCTTTCCAAAACTCCCCTTTTTTTAGCACTGTTTCATCATAACCATCCTGATTCCAAGGGGGATTAGCTATGACAATATCAAATTTTTTTATACCTTCTCCTTCCTTAAATTTGGGATAAAGGAGGGTGTCTCCAAGCACTAGTTGGGCATTGCGTATATCATGGATATAAAGATTCATCTTGGCAAGGGCTAAGGTTTTATGATTGGCCTCCTGTCCAAAAAGAAAAAGTTTATCTGCTTCTTTACGACCATGTTCATTTTCCACATATTTATAAGAAACAATAAGCATGCCACCTGAGCCACAGGCTGGGTCATAGATGCTTTCACCTGGTTTTGGAGCAAGTATTTCTACGATTAATTTTATAACCTCTCTAGGTGTATAAACTTCTCCTTCTTTTGCCTTCTGTGGTGCAAAATAATGTAAAATCCATTCATAGGCATCTCCTAGAATATCAGGAGAGACATTATGAAGCGATTTTGCACTAAATAACTCAACAAGTTGTCTTAAAATTTCTGCATTTTCCCTACTAGTTGTAAACTGAACAAAATCCACATTCTCAAAGACATCTCTAAGCTCTGGATTTCTCTCTGCTAATGCTTTCATTGCCTTAGAAAAATTTTCTGGAAGGCGAGAGGGTTCTCTTCTTAGTTTTTCCCAAAGGAATTCTTCAGGGATATCAAAATCATGATATACTACGTTTTTTGCTTCTTCTTTCGCTTCTTCTTCGCTTAAGCCATCTGCTAAAGCCTCTTTATAAGCCTCTTTGAATTCCTTTTCCCATTTATCACAGATTCTTTTATAAAAAAGCAAAGTTAAAATAAAAGTATAATCTACCCTTGTTCTGATAAGGTCTGCTGCTTTCTTTAAAAGTGCTTCAAGTTCACCCCTTGTAAGTTCTTCCTTGCTAACAGAAAGCAAGTTAAAGATTATTTCTTTTTTACTTTTTAGTTTATATATCCTTTTTCTTGCATCTTGAGGATCAAATTCTACTGTAAGCCATCCCTTTTTTCTTAGCTCTGAAAGAAAGACATTAACCTGGTCTTCGTTATCTTGATTTTTTTCTTTCAATACTTTAGCCGCATCTTCAAACTTAAAAGGAGAATTTTGAAATGCCTCCCATAAAATTTCATGCCTTTTCTCTAACCATCTTGGTATCATAAGCTTTATATTATAAACTTATCGAAAGTTTTAAAATCATAAATAATTTCTAAAATCAAGAGGTAAATTATGTTAAAGAAAGTTTATATTGTTTGTTTTGTCATTTTTCCTTTTATGGTGTGTTCTGGGATGGTTTATTCTATTCTTTCTCTTTTTTTTGCTAAAGTAGGAGCAACAAAAAGTCAGATTGGATTTATTTATACTAGTGGTGCTCTTGCCGGTGCTGTCACTGCTCCACTTTGGGGAAAATTGGCAGATAAATGGGGGAAAAAGAATGTACTTTTAAGTTCTATGGCTGCTTTTATATTAGTATTTCTTGGTTATGCATTTAGTTCACATTATACTCATTTCTTTTTTATTCAAGTAATAGAAGGAATGGCTTGGACAGCTATGGTAGCAAGTGCTACTGCTTTAATCGCTGATTTAGCACCAAAAAGACAAAGAGGTGAAGCTATGGGTATTTATAATACTGCTTGGAGTATAGGCTGGGTTATTGGACCTACTCTTGGAGGAGTACTTTCAGAACATCTTGATTTTCAACTTACCTTTATTTTCTGTGCCTTTCTTATGTTAAGCGGTATTTTTTTAGGAATTTTTTTCCTTGATAAATAACTTATTCTTCCTCCTCTCCTCTCATACGAGTTAACAGAGCCTTATTATAAGCAGCCCAAACATCTCTTTGAGATAAAAATCCTACTAATTTTTTAGGATTATTAGGATCAACCACAGGTAATCTTTCAATATGATGATACCTCATCTTATCCATTGCCTTCTCAAGACTGTCTTCAGGATGAGCTGTTATCACTTCTTTTGTCCCCATATCTTTTACACGGATGTGATCTTTAGGGCCTTCTTCTGCCAACATTTCTCTAAAATTTTGAAAAGAAATGATGCCACACAATTCACCTTTTTTATTAACAACAGGAAAACAAGTATGTTTTTTATCTCTTACAAAACGGATAAATTCACTAAAAGTCATATCCTCTGGAACTACAACAACATTATGTGTCATAGCATCCTTAACTTTAACAGAAGCTAAAACATTTCTTTCATGACCTGCATGAAGATTAATACCTTTTTGGCTTAATTCATATGTATCTATTGAATCACGACTAAAGGCATAGGCAATTATTACTCCTATAACAGAAGCAAAAAGAATAGGCAAAATAATATAATAATCGCCTGTCATTTCAAAAGCTAAAAAAACAGCTGTAACTGGTGCATGAGTAAGAGCAGCTAAAAAAGCAGCAATACCTACAACAGCATAAGCTGGATAGGTTGCTGTAATTTCTGGGAAAAAATGATGAACAATGGCACCAAAACTCCCACCAGCCATAGCTCCAATATAGAAGGCAGGAGAAAACATTCCTCCCACACCACCAGACCCTAATGTAATAGCAGTAGCAAAAATTTTTAAAAATACTAATATAAGCATTAAGTTAAGTTCCATTTGCCCATCCAAAACCGTTTGCACTTGAGCATAACCAACACCAAATATTTGAGGGAAAAACATACCTATTAAACCTACAAGAAAAAATCCAATGAATGGTTTAAAGTAAGGTGAAAAAGGTAAATTGGAAAAACTTTCCTTTATTGCATAAAAGACACGAATGAAAAGGTAAGCAAGCAGTCCTAGAAAAATCCCTAAAATTATGTAGAAAAACAATTCCCAATAAGTGATAAAACTATAGGGTGGTAATTGGAAGATAGGTTTATTTCCAAAGAAAATTCTAGCAATAATAGTTCCCATACCAGAAGATACAACTACTGGCATAAAATTAGTAAGCTCAAAATCACCTAAAAGCACAATTTCTTGAGCAAAAAAAACACCTGCAATAGGGGCATTAAAAACAGAAGCAATCGCACCTGCTGACCCACAAGCAATAAAAGTGCGTCTTCTTTGTTCAGAAGCAACAAAAAAACGACTTATAATAGCACCTGTTAATCCTCCAATTTGGGCAATTGGGCCTTCTTGTCCAGCACTACCACCTAGACCTAAAGTAACAAGAGAACCTAAAATTCTTCCTAACATATCTTTAATTCGAATTACACCGCCTCTTAAATTGACATTGGTTAGAAAAGTAGGAAATCCATAACCATAAATTTGAGAAGAAAATAATTTAGTTAAAATAAACAATAAAAATGCGGCTGTGAGAGGCAAAAATGGAATTATAATGCGATTAAAAAAAGAAGATTGACAAAAAGTAAGTGCAGGGAGAAAGCAATGTTCCCATAAAAATTCTACTCCTTTTAAAAAAAGATAGCTACCAAAAGCAGAAAAAGTACCAATTATAAAAGCTACAAGGACTAAAAATACGTATTCAGGAAGACGAATTTTTGTGACAAACCTAACAATAATTTGTCTTATTTGAGTAATCTCCATACTTTTTTAATAAACCATGAATGAGAAAAAAATCAACCATTTTTAGAAAAAAATAGGTCTTTTTTTAAATCAGATTAAGTGTAAAATAAATTTAAGATGGCTATGATTCTTTCTTCTTTTGAAATCGAAAAGGCAGTTAGAATAATAAAAGAAGGAAAGGTAATTGTTTATCCCACTGAAACATTTTATGGCTTAGGAGCAAATGCCTTAGATAAAAAGGCTATTAATAAAGTCTTTTATATAAAAAAACGTCCAATTAATAAACCTATTAGTATCCTTATTCCAGACATAACCTGGCTAGAAAGACTTGTAGAAGAAATATCACCATATGCTAAAGAATTAATTAGACATTTTTGGCCTGGGCCTTTAACTCTTGTCTTTAAAGCAAAAGAAACTGTTCCATCAAATCTTATTGCAAGTACTGGAAAAATTGCTATTAGGATTTCAAGTCATCCTTTAACCCAAAAATTTGTTAAAAATCTTAACCTCCCTATTACTACTACCAGTGCTAATTTGTCTAACAATCCCCCTCCAACTTCTATAGAAGAAATAGATCAGGAAATAAAAAATAAAATAGATGCAATAATTGATGGGGGAAAGACAAAAGGAGGTCTTGCTTCCACTATTATAGATGTTACCACAGAAAATCTTTGCTGTTTGCGAAAGGGGGCAATAAGACTTGAAGATATTTTAAAAATTACTGGATTAAAGATTTATTAATATGGAATCTTTTGAAAAACTTATTGAGAAACTTCTCCGTCCTTTTTTGCTAGCTAAAAGAAATAATTATGCAGCTTTAGAAAAAATTAAGTTTCTTGAAAGCTTTGTTTCTATCATGATAGAAAAACTTATGCCCTTATCTGCTCCTTGGCAACAGACAATCCTTAATCAATTAAGAGATATTATTAAAGGCTTTGATAATGCTTCAAGATTAGAAAAACAAAATAGAGTAGATCAAATTATAAAACTCATAAAAAATTTATATCAACCTCCTCCTTGTTTTGAAGTATTACTTACCGCAATAGATAATATACCTTTACTTTCTACAAGATGGAAAAAGATTTTTCAAAAAAAGGGACTTCTTTCTTTAGAAGATCTCCTTTATTTTTTACCTACACGCTATGTTGACCATCGTCATTTTAAACGTATTGAGGAGTTAAAACCAGAAGAAACTGCCATTATTCAGGGAAAGATTATAGCAAGCGGAATAACTCCCATAAAGCAAGGTGAGCGCAAATTGTATAAAGTTGTTATTTCTGATGGGACTGGATACTTATCAGGTGTATGGTTTAATTTTAAATTAAAATATATGCAAAAGGAATTTAAACCAGGACGTACTGTAACTTTTATTGGCACAATCTATCAATATGGTGGAGAAAAGATTATATATCATCCAGAAGTAAATTGGAAAAAAGAAATCAAACCAGAAATTGTACCTATTTATCCAGAAATAGATGGTGTTTATCCAAAAGAATTACGCCATATTATGCAAAAGATTGCCTTAAATTATGCATCTTTTCTTGGTTGTCCTTTACCTGAGGAAATCAGAAAAGAATATAATTTGCTCCCATTATGGAAGGCGGTTTTATCTTTACATACACCAGAAATAAATAATTCTGTTTCTGCCCTTAATAGAAAAACTTCTCCTTTTCATTATACTCTTAAATTTTTAGAATTCTTTTTATTGGAATTAGGCTTAGCTTTAAAACGCAAATCTTTTTTGGAAAAAAAGGGTATCTCATTTTCTCCAACTGGTATTTATATTGAGCCTTTTTTAAAAAATCTTCCTTTTACTTTAACTAAAGCTCAACAGAGAACATTTACTGAAATTAAACAAGATATGATTTCTCCTCGACCTATGCATCGTTTATTACAAGGAGATGTAGGCAGTGGTAAGACTATTATTGCTTTATTGGCAGCCCTTATAGCCATTGAATCTAATTATCAAGTGGCTATTATGACACCTACAGAAATTTTGGCAGAACAACATTTCCTTACTACTAAAAAATGGTTTAAAGATCTTCCTATTAAAATCACACTTCTTACAAGCCAATTAAAATTGAAAGAAAAACAAAAAATATATGATGAAATTTCTAATGGAAATTACCATTTAGTTATTGGCACACATGCTTTAATTCAAGAAAAAGTCAATTTTGCTCAATTAGGATTAGTTATTATTGATGAACAACATCGTTTTGGTGTTATTCAACGAGCAAAACTAATAACAAAAGGTAATACTCCAGATGTGCTTGTAATGACAGCTACCCCAATCCCTCGTACCCTAGCAATGACCCTTTATGGAGATTTAGATATATCTATAATAGATGAGATGCCACCTGGTCGTAAGCCTATTAAAACTTTACATTTTTGGGAAGAACAGAGAGAAGAAGTATATCAATTTCTAGAAAAGATGCTTGCAAAAGATGCCCAAATTTATATTGTTTATCCTTTAATTGAAGAATCTGACACTTTAGACATAAAAGCTGCTACAACCATGTATGAGGATTTGAAAAAGCGTTTTTCCAAATTCCGCCTTGCTTTACTTCATGGGAGGATAAAAGCCGAAGAAAAACAAAATATTATGCAAGCATTTAGGCAAGGCAAGATAGATATATTAGTAGCGACTACAGTAATAGAAGTAGGAGTAGATGTTCCTCAGGCTACTGTAATGGTTATTGAACATGCGGAAAGATTTGGACTTGCTCAATTACACCAATTAAGAGGACGTGTGGGTAGAGGGAAAGAGCAAGCTTATTGTATTTTGCTTACACCAAAAAAGATTACCCCATTAGCTCAGGAAAGGATAAAAGTTATGGTTAAAACTAATGATGGATTTAAGATTGCTGAAGCAGATTTACGGTTACGTGGACCAGGAGAAATTTTAGGAATTAAACAAGCAGGTTTCCCAGATTTTCGATTTGCCGACATTATAAGTGATATAAAAATTCTTAAAGAAGCTAGAAAAGCTGCATTTAAAATTGTATCTAAAGACCCTGAACTAAAATTACCAAATCATACTTATCTTAAAGATTATCTTTATCATTATTGGGGAGAAAAACTAAAATTAGCTATGGTCGGTTAATCCCATATAATCTTTGACGGCATTTCTTCTTTTAATTTAGGCTTTTTTTCTTTTTTCTCCTTTTTTTCTTTTGGCAATTTTAAATAGCGGCGAATAAACCAACTCTTTTTAGCTGCTTCTATAACCTCTACCGCTCCTTCTGAAGCAGTACGAAGCCTTTCAACAACTATTGGTAAATCTTTCGAAGCTATTTTTGCTTTCTCTCCTACATATTTTAAGTCTTTTATCAATTTTTCTGCTTCATTTAACCAATTATCTAAACGAACAAAAAATATTTGCATTTGTTGAATAGTCTTTTTAGTCTCATTTGCTATTATAGGAAGTTCTTTAGTATTTTTTTGTAAGCGGAAAATCAATTCATTAAACTGACGTATAGTAATTAAAGTTTCTTGATAAAGGTCTTTTTTCTGCAATAAAGCACCCAAAGTCCCTTTCCCTGCAGCTAAGTCATTAGTAATTTTTTCTATATTGTAGAAAATTTGACGATATGTTTCATGCTCTCTTTTTATTTTTTCTGTAATTTCTGCTAAATTTTGTGCAACTTTTGTAACATTCTCAATTACAGGATATAATTGTGAGATAAAATCTTCCAATTGAAATGGTTCTATTGAATTAATAACACTTCCATAAGGTAAAATTGGTGCATTTGGGTCATCCCCTCCAACAATATCTATTGCCTTATCACCTAAAATACCTACAGATACAATCTTTGCATAACAACCTTTTCGAATTTGCTTATGATAACGAGCTTCAATACGCATAATTACTTCAACTTGACCATTTTCTAAAAAACGAAAACGAGCAACATGTCCTACTCTAAGTCCATAGCGGTAAACAGGAGATTCTTGAGAAAGCCCTGCAACAGATTTAAATTTAGTTTTTAAAATAAATGTCCGTTTAAAGGTCTGTCTTTCTTTTCCAAGAAAAACAATAACTGTTCCTAATAAGGCAAAGGAAAAAATAAGAAATAATAATGTTTTTAAAATAAAAACCCATTTTTCTTTCATTTTTTACTCCTTAATCGGCCCTTCTATTTTACCTTCAAGAAATTGTTTAAGATAAGGATTTTTATCCTCTCTAAATGTATCAACATCACCTGTAACTAGAATTTTCCCTTCATGTAAAAACATAAGCCTATCAGCTACTTTAAAAGCACAATTTAAATCATGAGTAACAACAATAGAAGTAATGCCATATGTTTTTTGAAGATGACGGATAAGTTCACTAATAACAGCTGAGCGAATAGGGTCAAGACCAGTAGTTGGCTCATCATAAAGTATTAAAGGAGGATTAAGAGCGATAGCCCTAGCTAAAGCAACTCTTCTTTGCATACCTCCAGAAAGTTGAGCAGGGTATTTATCTTCTATCCCCTCTAATTGAACAGCAGAAAGAACCTCTTTTACTTTTTTCTTTATTTCAGTTTCAGGAAGCTTTAAATGAAAACGTAAAGCAAAAGCAATATTTTCATAAACTGTCATAGAATCATAAAGACCACCAGCTTGAAACAAAAAGCCTGTTTTTAATCGTATGGGATACCATTCCTTTTCATGACGAAAACGTGTAACTTCATAACCATGTACCCAAATTTTACCTTCATCAGCTGACAATAATCCTACAAGAATTTGTAATAATACTGATTTTCCACTTCCACTCGCGCCAAGAATAACAACTGTTTCACCTGAATAGACTTCAAAACTTATCCCACGTAATACTTTTAAAGTACCAAAAGATTTTTTTAAATTTTGTACACAGACAATGCTTTTCATTATGAAAAAACCATAAGTAAAATCTTTGTTAAAATGACATCAGAGATAAGAATAGCAAGACAGGCTGTAACTACAGCAGTTGTAGTTGCCTTTCCTATCCCTTGAGTACCTCTAGGGGCATTAAAACCAAAATAAGTAGAAATCCAAGCAATTATTCCTCCAAAAAAGGCTGCTTTTATTAAACCTGGGAAAAAATCTTCAAATTCAATAAATTGAGCAGTTACTTTTGCATACCAGCCTGCAGTACTCAAACCTGTAAATACACTTACAATTCCACCACCAATAATGCCTACTACATCAGCAATTACTGTAAGTAATGGAAGGCAAATAGTACAGGCAATTAAACGAGGCACTACTAAATAATTTAAAGGAGAAATAGCACTTACTCTTAATGCATCAATTTGTTGAGTAACTTTCATTGCCCCTATTTCAGCAGTAATACCTGATCCTGAACGACTAGCTACTAATAAGGCAGTAAGAACTGGCCCCAATTCTCTAACAATGGATAGACCAACAATGGCAGCTATATATTTTTGAGCACCAAATCGGTGTAAAGTAGCACCTGTTTGAAGTCCTAAAACAATGCCTACTGCTGCAGCTGCTGTGGCAATTAAAGGAAGTCCATCTGCTCCAATAATATATATTTGTTTTATTATTTCAGAGAAAAAAAAGGGTCTTTCAAAAACAGACTTTAAAGTTTTTATTATAAACAAAATGGGGTTTTTATACACTATCCACTTAAATATTTCAAAAAAATAGTGGCAATAATCATATAAATCAAAATACCAACAACATCATTGGCTGTAGTAACAAAGGGGCCAGAAGCTACTGCTGGATCCACTCCTAATTTACGTAAAATAACAGGCATTAAAGTTCCCATTAAAACAGCAACAGTCATAGCACAAAACATAGCTAATCCTACAACTAAACCCAATATTGCTTCTCCATGCCATAAAAAAGCAATTAGACCTACAGTTGCCCCACAGATATTGGCCATGAGAAAAGCTACTTTAATTTCTTTTATCAAATGATATTTAAAATTAAAAGACCTAACTCTTCCTGTAGCCAATCCTCTTACTGTAATAGTAGAAGATTGAATACCTACATTTCCCCCCATACCAGTAATAACAGGTATAAAACTAATCAACGCAATTGCTTCTCCGATAGTACGTTTAAAAAACCACATAATCAAACCTGTAAGCAAGCCACCAAAGAGATTAGTTATTAACCAAGGCAATCTAACCCGAGAAATTTTTAATATTTCATCACCATAAACTATTTCTTCTACATCTGTACCAGCTAAACGATAAAAATCTTCTGAAGTCTCTTTTTCAATAACATCAATAATATCATCAATAGTAATACGCCCTAACAAAACTCCTTGATCATCTACGACAGGTGCAGAAACAAGATCATATTTTTGAAATTTTTTAGCTACTTCTTCTTGATCTTCATCTACTTTTATAACTAC encodes the following:
- the recG gene encoding ATP-dependent DNA helicase RecG — its product is MESFEKLIEKLLRPFLLAKRNNYAALEKIKFLESFVSIMIEKLMPLSAPWQQTILNQLRDIIKGFDNASRLEKQNRVDQIIKLIKNLYQPPPCFEVLLTAIDNIPLLSTRWKKIFQKKGLLSLEDLLYFLPTRYVDHRHFKRIEELKPEETAIIQGKIIASGITPIKQGERKLYKVVISDGTGYLSGVWFNFKLKYMQKEFKPGRTVTFIGTIYQYGGEKIIYHPEVNWKKEIKPEIVPIYPEIDGVYPKELRHIMQKIALNYASFLGCPLPEEIRKEYNLLPLWKAVLSLHTPEINNSVSALNRKTSPFHYTLKFLEFFLLELGLALKRKSFLEKKGISFSPTGIYIEPFLKNLPFTLTKAQQRTFTEIKQDMISPRPMHRLLQGDVGSGKTIIALLAALIAIESNYQVAIMTPTEILAEQHFLTTKKWFKDLPIKITLLTSQLKLKEKQKIYDEISNGNYHLVIGTHALIQEKVNFAQLGLVIIDEQHRFGVIQRAKLITKGNTPDVLVMTATPIPRTLAMTLYGDLDISIIDEMPPGRKPIKTLHFWEEQREEVYQFLEKMLAKDAQIYIVYPLIEESDTLDIKAATTMYEDLKKRFSKFRLALLHGRIKAEEKQNIMQAFRQGKIDILVATTVIEVGVDVPQATVMVIEHAERFGLAQLHQLRGRVGRGKEQAYCILLTPKKITPLAQERIKVMVKTNDGFKIAEADLRLRGPGEILGIKQAGFPDFRFADIISDIKILKEARKAAFKIVSKDPELKLPNHTYLKDYLYHYWGEKLKLAMVG
- a CDS encoding ABC transporter permease, yielding MFIIKTLKSVFERPFFFSEIIKQIYIIGADGLPLIATAAAAVGIVLGLQTGATLHRFGAQKYIAAIVGLSIVRELGPVLTALLVASRSGSGITAEIGAMKVTQQIDALRVSAISPLNYLVVPRLIACTICLPLLTVIADVVGIIGGGIVSVFTGLSTAGWYAKVTAQFIEFEDFFPGLIKAAFFGGIIAWISTYFGFNAPRGTQGIGKATTTAVVTACLAILISDVILTKILLMVFS
- a CDS encoding chloride channel protein produces the protein MEITQIRQIIVRFVTKIRLPEYVFLVLVAFIIGTFSAFGSYLFLKGVEFLWEHCFLPALTFCQSSFFNRIIIPFLPLTAAFLLFILTKLFSSQIYGYGFPTFLTNVNLRGGVIRIKDMLGRILGSLVTLGLGGSAGQEGPIAQIGGLTGAIISRFFVASEQRRRTFIACGSAGAIASVFNAPIAGVFFAQEIVLLGDFELTNFMPVVVSSGMGTIIARIFFGNKPIFQLPPYSFITYWELFFYIILGIFLGLLAYLFIRVFYAIKESFSNLPFSPYFKPFIGFFLVGLIGMFFPQIFGVGYAQVQTVLDGQMELNLMLILVFLKIFATAITLGSGGVGGMFSPAFYIGAMAGGSFGAIVHHFFPEITATYPAYAVVGIAAFLAALTHAPVTAVFLAFEMTGDYYIILPILFASVIGVIIAYAFSRDSIDTYELSQKGINLHAGHERNVLASVKVKDAMTHNVVVVPEDMTFSEFIRFVRDKKHTCFPVVNKKGELCGIISFQNFREMLAEEGPKDHIRVKDMGTKEVITAHPEDSLEKAMDKMRYHHIERLPVVDPNNPKKLVGFLSQRDVWAAYNKALLTRMRGEEEE
- a CDS encoding MlaD family protein, coding for MKEKWVFILKTLLFLIFSFALLGTVIVFLGKERQTFKRTFILKTKFKSVAGLSQESPVYRYGLRVGHVARFRFLENGQVEVIMRIEARYHKQIRKGCYAKIVSVGILGDKAIDIVGGDDPNAPILPYGSVINSIEPFQLEDFISQLYPVIENVTKVAQNLAEITEKIKREHETYRQIFYNIEKITNDLAAGKGTLGALLQKKDLYQETLITIRQFNELIFRLQKNTKELPIIANETKKTIQQMQIFFVRLDNWLNEAEKLIKDLKYVGEKAKIASKDLPIVVERLRTASEGAVEVIEAAKKSWFIRRYLKLPKEKKEKKEKKPKLKEEMPSKIIWD
- a CDS encoding ABC transporter ATP-binding protein, whose translation is MKSIVCVQNLKKSFGTLKVLRGISFEVYSGETVVILGASGSGKSVLLQILVGLLSADEGKIWVHGYEVTRFRHEKEWYPIRLKTGFLFQAGGLYDSMTVYENIAFALRFHLKLPETEIKKKVKEVLSAVQLEGIEDKYPAQLSGGMQRRVALARAIALNPPLILYDEPTTGLDPIRSAVISELIRHLQKTYGITSIVVTHDLNCAFKVADRLMFLHEGKILVTGDVDTFREDKNPYLKQFLEGKIEGPIKE
- a CDS encoding threonylcarbamoyl-AMP synthase, whose translation is MAMILSSFEIEKAVRIIKEGKVIVYPTETFYGLGANALDKKAINKVFYIKKRPINKPISILIPDITWLERLVEEISPYAKELIRHFWPGPLTLVFKAKETVPSNLIASTGKIAIRISSHPLTQKFVKNLNLPITTTSANLSNNPPPTSIEEIDQEIKNKIDAIIDGGKTKGGLASTIIDVTTENLCCLRKGAIRLEDILKITGLKIY
- a CDS encoding type I restriction-modification system subunit M, with the protein product MIPRWLEKRHEILWEAFQNSPFKFEDAAKVLKEKNQDNEDQVNVFLSELRKKGWLTVEFDPQDARKRIYKLKSKKEIIFNLLSVSKEELTRGELEALLKKAADLIRTRVDYTFILTLLFYKRICDKWEKEFKEAYKEALADGLSEEEAKEEAKNVVYHDFDIPEEFLWEKLRREPSRLPENFSKAMKALAERNPELRDVFENVDFVQFTTSRENAEILRQLVELFSAKSLHNVSPDILGDAYEWILHYFAPQKAKEGEVYTPREVIKLIVEILAPKPGESIYDPACGSGGMLIVSYKYVENEHGRKEADKLFLFGQEANHKTLALAKMNLYIHDIRNAQLVLGDTLLYPKFKEGEGIKKFDIVIANPPWNQDGYDETVLKKGEFWKERYKFGFTPRQSADWAWIQHMLSSAKDDTGRVGVVIDNGCLFRGGKEKVIRTQILNADLIEAVILLPEKLFYNTGAPGAIIILNKNKQNKNKILFINASKEYEQHPEVRKLNRLGDEHIKKIANAYKEFKDIKGFCKVVSLDEIKENDYNLNVTLYIFPEEEIEEIDIAKEWKELMWIEKELSEVNKKIEAYLVELEYE
- a CDS encoding DUF86 domain-containing protein, whose amino-acid sequence is MTPTKINKEVVTQRISWVLKMIESIKELPLQDQNEFLKDKRNVASAESYLRRALEALLDLGRHILAKGFGYPATEYKDVAKGLLEKDILPEKEAILLKKMAGYRNRMVHFYHEITPEELYEICYYHLDEIKQVLDKLIEWLKKNREKMDEGI
- a CDS encoding nucleotidyltransferase domain-containing protein, which gives rise to MNKIKNELKQLAEKYDIQIIYAFGSRAKEALNLVEGKIERLSKGVSDLDIGIKPRRRLNVEEKVEIALALEEIFDVKRVDLVIIPEAPIFLALEIVKGELLYAKDLTYEAEYQLYIMRQAAELIHYERMKQKMILGF
- a CDS encoding MFS transporter, yielding MLKKVYIVCFVIFPFMVCSGMVYSILSLFFAKVGATKSQIGFIYTSGALAGAVTAPLWGKLADKWGKKNVLLSSMAAFILVFLGYAFSSHYTHFFFIQVIEGMAWTAMVASATALIADLAPKRQRGEAMGIYNTAWSIGWVIGPTLGGVLSEHLDFQLTFIFCAFLMLSGIFLGIFFLDK